From Pogona vitticeps strain Pit_001003342236 chromosome ZW-PAR, PviZW2.1, whole genome shotgun sequence, one genomic window encodes:
- the URM1 gene encoding ubiquitin-related modifier 1 → MAAPLSVQLEFGGGAELLLDGVKKHQVTLPSQNKPWDVRNLLVWIKENLLKERPELFVQGESVRPGILVLINDTDWELMGELEYQLQDQDNVVFISTLHGG, encoded by the exons ATGGCGGCGCCCTTGTCTGTCCAGTTGGAATTCGG AGGCGGGGCGGAGCTCTTGCTGGACGGGGTCAAAAAGCACCAGGTGACTTTGCCCAGCCAGAACAAGCCTT GGGATGTTCGGAATTTGCTGGTGTGGATTAAAGAGAATCTGCTGAAAGAGAGGCCGGAGCTGTTTGTCCAAGGGGAGTCTGT GCGGCCAGGAATCTTGGTCCTCATCAACGACACAGACTGGGAGCTGATG gggGAACTGGAGTATCAACTTCAAGATCAGGATAATGTGGTTTTCATATCCACTTTACACGGGGGTTAG